A genome region from Actinomycetota bacterium includes the following:
- a CDS encoding amidohydrolase family protein: MQSKQLSLQIEAEINKIPIFDTHEHLMYEYERRQQKIDFFHLFKHYASTDLISSGMDRTQFELLLDPDVNLEKKWKLFKPYWPHIENTGYSRTLLSALADLYGVEQINLEAVKKVTAAMHKNQQANFYHQVIIEKANIEFMLNDLDGMEANHISQTEPDAPYFLPVFRPDLLLDINTTDKLEQVQAKYDRHIHSLKDFTGIVDSIMEQRKDRLYGLKIGAAYFRRIDFELVTPHQAENSLIKVLKLNRYESFVDGLSAAIIKPFQDYMIHYCIVKAIELNIPVQIHTGLLESNLNDIRNSDPSYLTPVIIRYRQAKFDIFHAGYPFTDKLIAMIKMYPHCYFNLCWLAEVSIKLYMDILDRIIEILPSNKIFAFGGDYMFVEGCYGAQKNARKAVAAVLADRVMQGYFSPEQAVLFASKILNSNAKNTYKPD; this comes from the coding sequence CAGTTATCCCTGCAGATTGAAGCAGAGATAAATAAAATACCGATATTTGATACCCATGAGCATCTTATGTATGAATATGAGAGAAGGCAGCAGAAGATTGATTTTTTTCACCTGTTCAAACACTATGCATCTACCGATCTCATTTCTTCCGGCATGGACCGGACACAGTTTGAGTTGCTTCTAGATCCGGATGTTAATTTGGAAAAAAAATGGAAGCTGTTTAAGCCTTACTGGCCTCATATCGAAAATACCGGATACAGCCGCACTCTGCTCTCCGCTTTGGCTGACCTATATGGGGTGGAGCAAATAAACTTGGAGGCCGTAAAAAAGGTAACAGCTGCCATGCATAAAAACCAGCAGGCCAATTTCTACCATCAAGTCATTATAGAAAAAGCCAATATAGAATTTATGCTTAACGATTTGGATGGCATGGAAGCCAACCATATTAGCCAGACTGAACCTGATGCACCCTATTTTCTTCCCGTGTTCAGGCCCGACTTGCTGCTGGATATAAATACCACTGATAAATTGGAGCAGGTCCAGGCTAAGTATGACCGGCACATCCATAGCCTCAAAGACTTTACCGGTATTGTAGATTCCATAATGGAGCAGAGAAAAGACAGGCTTTACGGATTAAAAATAGGAGCTGCCTATTTTAGGAGAATTGATTTTGAACTGGTTACACCCCACCAGGCTGAAAATAGCTTGATAAAGGTACTCAAACTCAACCGCTATGAGTCTTTTGTTGACGGTTTAAGCGCTGCCATTATCAAGCCGTTCCAGGATTACATGATCCATTACTGTATTGTAAAGGCAATAGAGTTAAATATACCTGTCCAAATACATACCGGCTTGCTGGAAAGCAATTTAAATGATATCAGGAACTCAGATCCCTCTTATCTTACTCCAGTAATAATCCGGTACCGGCAGGCTAAATTTGATATTTTCCACGCTGGTTATCCCTTTACCGATAAGCTTATTGCCATGATAAAAATGTATCCCCACTGTTATTTTAACCTATGCTGGCTGGCCGAGGTTTCCATAAAACTTTATATGGATATACTGGACCGCATTATCGAGATTCTACCATCCAATAAAATTTTTGCTTTTGGGGGAGACTACATGTTTGTAGAAGGATGCTACGGTGCCCAAAAAAATGCCCGGAAGGCTGTAGCTGCAGTTTTGGCTGACCGGGTAATGCAGGGATACTTTAGCCCCGAACAGGCTGTCTTGTTTGCTTCCAAGATACTTAACAGCAATGCCAAGAATACCTATAAACCTGATTAA